GATGATTATGAAAAAAAGAAATTTGTTGCCAAAGCGGAAAATCTCACAGTCGGACAACTTCTGGATGTGTGGGCAGAGGAGGAATTAAAAACAGGTACGCTCAGCAATGGTACTGTGGAGAATTACCTCGGAACAATCCGAAATATCAAGAAACACCCATTGGCAGAACGGAAATTAAAAAATGTAACCTCTGAGCATTTGCAATCCTTCTTTGATTTGCTTTCCTTTGGGGGAGTTCATCCCGATGGAAAAGAGAAAAAGGGTTACAGCAAAGATTACATCCATTCTTTTTCCGCAGTCATGCAGCAGTCCTTCCGCTTTGCAGTATTTCCAAAACAGTATATTACGTTCAATCCCATGCAGTATATTAAACTGCGGTATCAGACGGACGAAGTTGATTTGTTTTCGGATGAGGACATGGACGGAAATATCCAACCAATTTCACGAGAAGATTATGAAAGACTGCTTACGTATCTTCAAAAAAAGAACCCAGTCGCAATACTTCCAATCCAGATAGCCTATTATGCCGGGCTTCGTATTGGAGAAGCCTGTGGTTTGGCATGGCAGGACGTAAATCTGGAAGAACAATGCCTTACCATAAGACGCAGCATCCGATATGATGGCTCAAAACGCAAATATATCATCGGACCAACCAAGCGGAAAAAAGTGAGGATTGTTGATTTTGGAGATACGCTGGTAGAGATTTTCCGTAATGCCCGGAAAGAGCAGTTAAAAAATCGAATGCAGTATGGAGAACTTTATCACACGAACTACTACAAAGAGGTCAAAGAGAAAAACAGAGTGTACTACGAGTATTATTGCTTAGACAGAACAGAGGAAGTCCCGGCAGATTATAAAGAAATTTCTTTCGTCTGCTTAAGACCTGATGGCTGTCTGGAACTTCCGACTACTTTGGGAACGGTATGCAGAAAGGTAGCAAAAACATTAGAGGGATTTGAAGGCTTTCATTTCCACCAGTTACGTCACACCTATGCAAGCAACCTTTTAGCAAATGGAGCTGCCCCAAAAGATGTGCAGGAATTGTTAGGACACTCAGATGTCAGTACCACAATGAACGTCTATGCTCACTCCACAAGAGATGCGAAACGAAAATCGGTTCGGCTTCTTGATAAAGTGGT
Above is a window of Oscillospiraceae bacterium NTUH-002-81 DNA encoding:
- a CDS encoding tyrosine-type recombinase/integrase, giving the protein MAKGSVRKKGKKWYYRFYVEDASGNLVQKECVGTESKSETEKLLRQAMDDYEKKKFVAKAENLTVGQLLDVWAEEELKTGTLSNGTVENYLGTIRNIKKHPLAERKLKNVTSEHLQSFFDLLSFGGVHPDGKEKKGYSKDYIHSFSAVMQQSFRFAVFPKQYITFNPMQYIKLRYQTDEVDLFSDEDMDGNIQPISREDYERLLTYLQKKNPVAILPIQIAYYAGLRIGEACGLAWQDVNLEEQCLTIRRSIRYDGSKRKYIIGPTKRKKVRIVDFGDTLVEIFRNARKEQLKNRMQYGELYHTNYYKEVKEKNRVYYEYYCLDRTEEVPADYKEISFVCLRPDGCLELPTTLGTVCRKVAKTLEGFEGFHFHQLRHTYASNLLANGAAPKDVQELLGHSDVSTTMNVYAHSTRDAKRKSVRLLDKVVGND